One genomic segment of Thermodesulfobacterium sp. TA1 includes these proteins:
- the pssA gene encoding CDP-diacylglycerol--serine O-phosphatidyltransferase, whose amino-acid sequence MIALVPNIFTTFNLLFGFYSIISSINGDFTKAGWAIFLAIIFDVFDGRIARYFNQTTKFGLEYDSLSDLISFGVAPAILIYQFVLAEFGKIGWLTCFLYTTCVALRLARYNVKTHSGLGYFEGLPSPAGAAILASSVLFIQAYHPSFEVPKWAIITAVSVISYLLVSPIQYPSFKDIKIKKAQSFYLLLLFVGGLTIAASNPSYSLFILVIIYTLLGPVLFLRYKGAKVVKKIRKRKDFGEKLTK is encoded by the coding sequence ATGATAGCACTTGTACCTAATATTTTTACTACTTTTAACCTTTTGTTTGGATTCTATTCTATCATATCCTCGATAAACGGAGATTTTACTAAAGCCGGCTGGGCTATATTTTTGGCGATAATTTTTGATGTGTTTGATGGTCGGATTGCCCGATATTTTAACCAAACCACTAAGTTTGGGCTTGAATATGATTCTTTAAGCGACCTTATTTCTTTTGGGGTAGCCCCTGCTATTCTTATATATCAGTTTGTGCTTGCTGAGTTTGGTAAGATAGGTTGGTTGACTTGTTTTTTATACACTACTTGTGTAGCTTTAAGGCTTGCAAGATATAATGTGAAAACACATTCAGGCCTTGGTTATTTTGAAGGCTTACCTTCTCCTGCAGGGGCTGCTATCTTAGCTTCTTCTGTGCTTTTTATCCAAGCTTATCATCCAAGTTTTGAGGTTCCTAAATGGGCTATTATCACTGCTGTAAGCGTCATATCTTATCTTTTAGTATCCCCTATACAGTATCCTAGTTTTAAAGACATAAAGATAAAAAAGGCTCAAAGTTTTTATCTTTTGCTTCTTTTTGTGGGTGGGCTTACTATAGCGGCTTCTAACCCTTCATACTCTCTTTTTATTTTGGTTATAATCTACACCCTTTTGGGTCCTGTTTTATTTTTAAGGTACAAAGGGGCTAAAGTGGTAAAAAAAATACGTAAAAGAAAGGATTTTGGAGAAAAATTGACAAAATAA
- a CDS encoding DUF370 domain-containing protein encodes MGCSCKLLNIGFGNYVVADRIIAIVNPNSAPMKRLKEEAKETRRLIDATQGRKTRSIIITDSNHIILSAIQAETVAQRLMTDSLDRLDRDEEEE; translated from the coding sequence ATGGGATGTAGTTGTAAACTTTTAAACATAGGTTTTGGTAATTATGTGGTAGCAGATCGAATTATCGCTATCGTAAACCCTAATTCAGCTCCGATGAAGAGATTAAAAGAGGAGGCTAAAGAAACAAGAAGACTTATTGACGCTACCCAAGGTCGTAAAACCCGTTCTATCATTATCACTGACAGCAATCACATCATCCTTTCTGCTATACAGGCTGAAACTGTAGCCCAAAGATTGATGACTGACAGTTTAGACCGGTTAGACAGAGATGAAGAAGAAGAATAA
- the gmk gene encoding guanylate kinase produces the protein MKKKNNKGLIIVVTGPSGAGKSTILKDLPEDEFYFSVSHTTRAPRPGEEEGKHYYFVSRSTFLEMIERDEFLEWVEVFGTFYGTAKTEIEKAFSQNKHLVLDIEVVGATRLKSYFGSDAVFIFIAPPDLQSLKNRIIQRGTENENEVQNRLRRAKEELRFASWFDYVIVNEDLEKSKELFFSIIRAELSRPYRNLEWKNFLSSFNLNL, from the coding sequence ATGAAGAAGAAGAATAATAAAGGTTTAATCATCGTTGTTACCGGTCCTTCTGGAGCTGGTAAAAGTACGATTCTTAAAGATTTACCAGAAGATGAGTTCTATTTTTCTGTTTCTCATACCACCAGAGCACCTCGTCCTGGAGAAGAAGAGGGAAAACATTATTATTTTGTGAGTCGTTCTACTTTTTTAGAGATGATAGAAAGGGATGAATTTTTAGAATGGGTTGAAGTTTTTGGAACGTTTTACGGGACGGCTAAAACAGAAATAGAAAAGGCTTTTTCTCAGAACAAACATTTGGTTTTGGACATAGAGGTAGTAGGTGCTACCAGACTTAAGTCCTATTTTGGTTCAGATGCGGTTTTTATCTTTATCGCTCCTCCTGACCTTCAGTCTCTAAAAAATCGTATCATTCAAAGAGGTACAGAAAACGAGAATGAGGTGCAAAATCGTTTAAGAAGGGCTAAAGAAGAGCTTAGGTTTGCTTCTTGGTTTGACTATGTAATAGTTAATGAAGACTTGGAAAAAAGTAAAGAGCTTTTTTTCTCCATCATTAGAGCAGAATTAAGCAGACCTTATAGAAACCTTGAGTGGAAGAACTTTTTATCTTCTTTTAATCTTAATCTATGA
- the rlmB gene encoding 23S rRNA (guanosine(2251)-2'-O)-methyltransferase RlmB: protein MNFLIYGINPVLEALKSNPKSIEKIWLEKKSLSGKKHQILEKAKKLGIPVKVSENPPPKVPPHISTQGVVAYLLTFGYADLEDIVANWEKRKEVPLVVLLDEVEDPHNVGAIIRSADAAGAHGVVIPKVRGCEVTETVVKVSSGAVFNLPITKVTNLKHAIKFFKEKGLWVLGLTHKADQSIYRLDLKIPLVLIVGNEGRGIRPGILEQCDFLAKIPMKGKVESLNVSVATAIALFETLRQRSMV, encoded by the coding sequence ATGAACTTTTTAATCTACGGTATAAATCCTGTTTTAGAAGCTCTTAAAAGTAATCCTAAGTCTATCGAGAAGATATGGCTTGAAAAAAAAAGTCTTTCAGGGAAAAAACATCAAATTTTAGAAAAGGCCAAAAAATTGGGTATACCGGTTAAAGTTTCGGAAAACCCTCCGCCCAAAGTACCACCTCATATAAGCACCCAAGGGGTAGTGGCTTATCTTTTAACGTTTGGCTATGCAGATTTAGAAGATATAGTAGCTAATTGGGAAAAAAGGAAAGAGGTCCCATTGGTGGTGTTATTAGATGAGGTAGAAGATCCACACAACGTAGGGGCTATCATCAGGAGTGCTGATGCAGCCGGAGCTCACGGTGTGGTTATCCCTAAGGTTAGAGGATGTGAAGTGACCGAAACGGTGGTTAAGGTTTCTTCAGGGGCGGTTTTTAATCTTCCAATAACTAAGGTAACCAACCTTAAACATGCCATTAAGTTTTTTAAAGAAAAGGGGTTGTGGGTTTTAGGGCTTACCCATAAAGCCGACCAGTCTATCTATCGACTTGATCTTAAAATACCTTTGGTATTGATAGTAGGTAACGAAGGTAGAGGTATAAGGCCTGGGATTTTAGAACAGTGTGATTTTTTAGCCAAAATCCCTATGAAAGGCAAGGTAGAAAGCCTTAATGTTTCTGTAGCTACAGCCATAGCCCTTTTTGAAACTTTAAGACAAAGAAGTATGGTCTAA
- a CDS encoding histidinol phosphate phosphatase domain-containing protein has product MFDFHCHSVFSDGELIPAELWRRVQALGYQAIAITDHVDHSNFEHIIQNLSKFKKALQGFTPEFILGVEITHVPPDLIPPLIKECRKAGAEIVVVHGETIVEPVAEGTNLAAILGEADILAHPGLIKPEEVKLAAKKGVFLEISGRKGHCLTNGHVVNLAKAYEANLIINSDGHSPSDFMSKEMAFKVGLGAGLTPQEVEKIWEIAQKKFLKTGS; this is encoded by the coding sequence ATGTTTGATTTTCATTGCCATTCGGTTTTTAGCGATGGAGAGCTTATACCAGCAGAGCTTTGGAGGAGAGTCCAAGCCTTAGGTTATCAAGCTATAGCCATTACCGACCATGTAGACCACTCAAACTTTGAACATATTATCCAAAATCTTTCTAAGTTTAAAAAAGCCTTACAAGGCTTTACCCCAGAATTTATCTTAGGGGTAGAAATAACCCATGTTCCCCCGGACCTTATTCCTCCTCTCATCAAAGAATGTAGAAAAGCTGGGGCTGAAATCGTAGTAGTCCATGGAGAAACAATAGTAGAACCGGTTGCTGAAGGAACCAACCTTGCTGCTATTCTCGGAGAGGCAGACATTCTTGCACATCCTGGTCTTATTAAACCTGAAGAGGTAAAACTTGCTGCTAAAAAAGGGGTATTCTTAGAGATCTCTGGAAGAAAAGGTCATTGTCTTACCAACGGACATGTGGTTAACCTGGCTAAGGCTTATGAAGCTAACTTGATAATAAACTCAGACGGACATAGCCCTTCAGATTTTATGTCTAAGGAGATGGCTTTTAAAGTAGGGTTGGGTGCTGGCTTAACTCCCCAAGAAGTAGAAAAAATATGGGAAATAGCCCAGAAAAAGTTCCTCAAGACCGGGTCTTAG
- a CDS encoding bifunctional nuclease family protein: MKIRMVLHGIAMDPMSNSPVMLLKEVEGDRILPIWIGVLEATSIAAKLENIQFPRPLTHDLMKNIFESLGITIPKVEIVDLRDNTYYAVITVATGDKTLEIDSRPSDAIALALRLNAEIFVEEEVLKKSQLYSDTPVAEKQGEMVVTTEEEKEKLKEMLETLDPKLFKYKM; the protein is encoded by the coding sequence ATGAAAATAAGAATGGTGTTACATGGGATAGCTATGGATCCCATGTCTAACAGCCCGGTAATGTTGTTAAAAGAAGTAGAAGGGGATAGAATACTTCCTATATGGATTGGAGTGTTAGAGGCTACTTCTATCGCAGCCAAACTTGAAAACATACAATTTCCAAGACCTTTAACCCATGATCTGATGAAAAACATCTTTGAAAGTTTAGGCATAACCATTCCCAAGGTAGAAATAGTAGACCTTAGAGATAACACTTATTATGCGGTGATTACTGTAGCTACTGGTGATAAAACCTTGGAAATAGATTCTCGCCCAAGCGATGCCATAGCCTTAGCCTTAAGGCTCAACGCTGAGATTTTTGTAGAAGAAGAAGTGCTGAAAAAGAGTCAGCTTTATTCTGATACCCCTGTAGCTGAGAAACAAGGAGAAATGGTAGTAACTACCGAAGAAGAAAAAGAAAAACTTAAAGAAATGCTTGAAACGTTAGACCCAAAACTTTTTAAATACAAAATGTAA
- a CDS encoding gamma-glutamylcyclotransferase encodes MPKVFVYGTLRKGESRSFLLTDCKFLGYAKAKGFLLYNVSSFPGMVPGEGEVIGEVYEIPESLLEKLDKVEDVPNLFRRELIEVVLEDGIGILAYVYLYNKKVDNKLLIPSGDWKDVSKF; translated from the coding sequence ATGCCTAAGGTTTTTGTTTATGGCACTTTAAGAAAAGGAGAGAGTAGAAGTTTTCTTTTAACAGATTGCAAATTTCTCGGTTATGCCAAGGCTAAAGGCTTTCTTCTTTATAATGTTAGTTCCTTTCCAGGGATGGTTCCAGGTGAGGGAGAGGTCATAGGAGAGGTCTACGAAATCCCAGAAAGTTTACTGGAAAAGCTGGATAAGGTTGAAGATGTGCCTAATCTTTTTAGAAGAGAACTTATAGAGGTTGTGCTCGAAGATGGAATAGGTATTTTGGCTTATGTTTATCTTTATAATAAAAAGGTAGATAACAAGCTTCTTATACCTTCGGGTGATTGGAAAGATGTTAGTAAATTTTAG
- a CDS encoding AAA family ATPase, translating into METVVIDGVTLYLSHPDELDIPVYERKEILNQILACWLTVDEKDLPLTPRLIGKPGVGKTTLAYLAAKKLNKEVYIFQATVDTRPEDLIITPVISEDKKIRYIASPIVSAMIKGGVAIIDEANRMSEKSWASLAPLLDSRRYVESVIAGIKIKAHKDFRLCVTMNEDASTFELPEYIQSRLQPQIFIDFPEAEEEKHILKTNLPWLEDTTINYLVDFLQITHQYGEPYSVRDGVNIGRYVAKKLAFLTQTSPSTQIAVLEVLKEAIGLILGPQALVYFKEFIEKGKKFKKPVLFTID; encoded by the coding sequence ATGGAAACAGTCGTAATAGACGGGGTTACCCTTTATCTTAGTCATCCTGATGAACTTGACATTCCGGTTTATGAAAGAAAAGAGATTTTAAACCAGATACTTGCTTGTTGGCTTACGGTAGATGAAAAGGACCTTCCTCTTACTCCCAGGTTGATAGGTAAACCAGGGGTAGGGAAGACCACCCTTGCCTACTTAGCTGCCAAAAAACTTAATAAAGAGGTTTATATTTTTCAGGCTACGGTAGACACCAGACCCGAAGACTTGATAATTACTCCGGTTATTTCAGAGGATAAAAAGATAAGGTATATAGCAAGCCCTATCGTTTCTGCGATGATTAAAGGAGGAGTAGCTATCATCGATGAGGCAAACAGAATGAGCGAAAAATCTTGGGCATCCTTAGCCCCTTTACTTGATAGCAGAAGATATGTAGAGTCTGTGATTGCAGGTATAAAGATAAAGGCCCATAAAGACTTTAGACTTTGTGTTACGATGAATGAGGATGCCTCTACCTTTGAACTTCCTGAATACATCCAATCAAGGCTTCAACCCCAGATTTTTATAGATTTTCCCGAGGCAGAAGAAGAAAAACACATTCTTAAAACTAACCTTCCTTGGCTTGAAGACACAACGATTAACTACCTTGTGGACTTTCTTCAGATAACCCATCAGTATGGAGAACCGTATAGTGTTAGAGACGGAGTGAATATAGGAAGGTATGTAGCTAAAAAACTGGCTTTTTTAACCCAAACCTCTCCCTCTACCCAGATAGCGGTTTTAGAGGTGTTAAAAGAGGCTATTGGTCTTATTTTAGGGCCTCAGGCCTTGGTTTATTTTAAAGAGTTTATCGAAAAAGGTAAAAAGTTTAAAAAACCTGTGCTTTTTACCATAGACTGA
- a CDS encoding sigma-54-dependent Fis family transcriptional regulator, with translation MSYLIESKNPVMKEVYRLAKKVAPSSSTVLILGESGTGKEVLAKYIHFNSKRQGPFVAINCAAIPEELLEAELFGYEKGAFTGAIKTKPGKFEIANKGTLFLDEIGDLSAKLQAKLLRVLQERQVERLGGEHSIKVDVRIIAATNKDLEKEVKAGRFREDLFYRLNVIPIKLPPLRERKEDIPLLVNFFLQKVCEREGVQVKRLSEETLQRLLAYHWPGNVRELENLVERLVVLVDKEVIEPEDLSYPFGTSFTSEEDKLLKETLSLYTTISSNQNGITLPELTERGVDLNNLIKEIELFYLKKALEKTSGVKTKAAKLLNLNRTTFIEKLKKYNLA, from the coding sequence ATGAGCTACTTAATAGAAAGCAAAAATCCGGTGATGAAAGAAGTCTATCGATTAGCTAAGAAGGTAGCTCCTTCAAGTAGCACGGTTCTTATTTTAGGTGAGTCAGGTACCGGAAAGGAAGTCTTGGCTAAATACATACATTTTAACAGTAAACGTCAAGGACCTTTTGTGGCTATTAATTGTGCAGCCATACCAGAAGAACTGCTTGAAGCAGAGCTTTTTGGGTATGAAAAAGGAGCTTTTACCGGTGCAATCAAGACCAAACCAGGTAAGTTTGAAATAGCTAATAAAGGTACCCTTTTCCTTGATGAAATAGGGGATTTAAGCGCCAAACTTCAAGCCAAACTTCTTAGAGTCCTTCAAGAAAGACAGGTAGAAAGATTAGGGGGAGAACATTCTATTAAAGTAGATGTAAGGATTATTGCTGCTACCAATAAAGATTTAGAAAAAGAGGTAAAAGCCGGTAGGTTTAGAGAAGACTTGTTTTATAGACTAAACGTTATTCCTATAAAACTCCCTCCACTTAGAGAGAGAAAGGAAGACATTCCCCTTTTGGTTAATTTTTTTCTCCAAAAAGTTTGTGAAAGAGAAGGGGTCCAGGTTAAAAGGTTGTCTGAGGAGACTTTACAAAGACTTTTAGCCTATCATTGGCCAGGTAATGTAAGAGAACTTGAAAATTTAGTAGAAAGACTGGTGGTATTGGTTGATAAAGAGGTTATAGAGCCTGAAGACCTTTCTTATCCTTTTGGTACTTCCTTTACTTCTGAAGAAGATAAGCTGCTTAAAGAGACTCTATCTCTATATACCACCATTTCTTCCAACCAAAATGGGATAACCCTGCCTGAACTTACTGAGAGAGGGGTTGATTTAAACAACCTTATAAAAGAAATAGAGCTTTTTTACCTGAAAAAAGCTTTAGAGAAGACCTCAGGGGTTAAAACCAAGGCTGCTAAGCTTCTTAATCTTAACCGTACTACCTTTATAGAAAAGCTAAAAAAATACAATCTGGCATAA